One Chryseobacterium indoltheticum DNA segment encodes these proteins:
- a CDS encoding fimbrial biogenesis chaperone, with translation MNKITLLFLFLMIQISAQTGISVSPPRVYFESAAGSSNTQKITVTNVSAKNTLDLAVSLGDWDYDEKGENMMYAAGALKNSCASWINIKKDDNYFSLAPGERKELEVTLTSPKVNQDKLSAHTAVLFVSQMNPVDDVDNKGAKIKVSIRSGIKIFHRTLEPIKRKIEIQDLKFDSSKKLLNITFENQSEIWTDGKIITDIINTNTGKKITVEPIVFYTLPGNIRKVTIPVQDLTEKGSYNVSVLIDYGDNETLEMGELNFNYE, from the coding sequence ATGAACAAAATCACCTTACTTTTCTTATTTCTGATGATACAAATCAGTGCACAGACAGGTATTTCGGTTTCTCCACCTAGAGTATATTTTGAGTCTGCTGCGGGATCTAGTAATACGCAAAAAATAACGGTTACCAATGTGAGTGCAAAAAACACTTTAGACCTTGCGGTTAGCTTAGGTGATTGGGATTATGATGAAAAAGGTGAAAATATGATGTATGCAGCCGGCGCGTTGAAAAACTCTTGTGCAAGCTGGATCAATATCAAAAAAGATGATAACTATTTCAGTCTGGCTCCCGGAGAGAGAAAAGAACTTGAGGTAACCCTTACTTCACCAAAAGTAAACCAAGACAAACTTTCTGCACATACAGCAGTACTATTTGTCAGCCAAATGAATCCTGTGGACGATGTAGACAACAAAGGAGCAAAAATTAAAGTAAGCATTCGTTCCGGAATCAAGATATTTCATAGAACACTGGAACCAATAAAAAGAAAAATTGAAATTCAAGATTTAAAATTCGATAGCTCAAAAAAGCTATTAAATATTACTTTTGAAAACCAATCGGAGATATGGACTGACGGAAAAATCATAACAGATATTATCAATACAAACACAGGTAAAAAAATTACGGTAGAGCCAATTGTTTTTTATACCCTCCCCGGAAACATCCGTAAGGTAACCATTCCGGTACAAGATTTAACTGAAAAAGGCTCGTATAATGTGTCTGTTTTGATTGATTACGGAGATAATGAGACATTAGAAATGGGAGAATTGAATTTTAATTATGAGTAA